In Motilibacter aurantiacus, the sequence GTGCGGCAGCGCGCATCGCACGAGCCGGCATGGCCCGTCCTCCCCCCGTCCGCGCGGCCCGCTGCCGCGTCGCGCGGCACATTGTGTCCGAGGCTCCCGACGACGCACGGCCCGCAGGGAGGAGTCACCCTCCGGTGGCCGGCCCGCTGCCGGCTGCGACCATGTGCTCCCGTGCAGCCCGCCGACATCGACGCCCTGATGTCGCCCGCCGGGCGCGCGCTGCTCGCCGAGCTGACGACGTACGACGACACGGCCGCCCTCGCGGTCGGCGAGCGGCTGCGCAGGCAGGGCCTCGCCCCGGCGCTGGTGGCGGCCGCGATGACGCAGGCCCGGCTGCGGGCGCGCGCGGTCGCGAAGCTCGGGCCGGACGCCGAGCGGATGCTCTTCACGGCGGACGGCCTCGAGCAGGCCACCCGCCGAGAGGTCGCCGACCGGCGGGCGGCCCGGCTGGTGGCGGCGGGCGCGCGCCGGGTGGCCGACCTCGGGTGCGGGATCGGGGCCGACGCGCTCGCCTTCGCCCGCGCGGGGCTCGAGGTCCGCGCGGTCGAGCGCGACCCCGCCACCGCTGCGGTGGCACGGGCCAACGTGCGCTCGGCCGGGCTGGCCCACCTCGTCGAGGTGGTGGAGGCGGACGTCACGCAGGTCGGCCTCGCCGGGTGCGACGCCGCGTACCTCGACCCGGCCCGGCGCGGCGAGGGCCGTCGCCGCTACGACCCGCAGCAGTGGTCTCCGCCGTGGGAGTTCGTCCTCGGCGTGGCGGGGCAGATCCCGCGCACGGCGGCGAAGGTGGCCCCCGGGATCGACCACGCGCTGGTGCCGCCCGGGGCCGAGGCGGAGTGGGTGTCGGTGGACGGCGACGTGGTGGAGGCGGGGGTGTGGTTCGGCCCGCTCGCCGGGTCGTGGCCCCGGCGTGCCGCGCTGCTGCCGTCGGGCGCCACGGTCGCCGGGCCGGCCGTCCCACCGCCGGCGGCTGCGGCCCCCGGCCCCTACCTCTACGAGCCCGACGGCGCGGTGATCCGCGCCGGGCTCGTGGCCGAGGCGGCCGCCGAGGTCGACGGATGGCTGGTGGACCCCACCATCGCCTACGTCAGCGCGGGCCGGCACGTCCCGACGGCGCTGATGACGGCGTACCTCGTCCACGAGACGGCGCCGTTCTCCCAGCGCCGGGTGGTGCAGATGCTGCGCGCCCGCGGCGCCGGCGACGTGGTGGTGAAGAAGCGCGGCACGGCGGTCGTGCCCGAGCAGCTGCGCGCCCGGGTGCTTCCGGCGCTGCCCGAGCGCGGCCGCGGGCCCGCCGTCACGGTCGTGCTCACCCGCGTGCTCGGCAAGCACACCGCGCTGGTGGTCGAGCGGCTGTGAGAGGCAGGCTCGCGCTGCTCGCCCGCGGCCTCTCGCTGCGCGGCACGCTGACGCTGCGGCCCGTCGACGCCGTCTGGGCCCCCGCGCTGCGGGCCGCCGTGGCGGTCGCGCTCCCTCTCGTCCTGCTGCTGGCGCTGGGCCGGCTGGACCTCGCGGCCTGGGCCGGCTTCGGGGCGTTCACCGGCCTGTACGCCCGGGACGAGCCCTATCCCGCCCGGGCCCGCATCCTCGCCGTCGTCGGGTGCGCGCTGGTGGGCGCCGTCGCGGCCGGCTCGGTGGCCGGCGCCGCCGGCAGCGTCCTGCTCTCCTCGGTCACCGTCGGCCTGCTGGCAGCAGGCGGCACCGCGCTGTGCACCGCCATCCGGACCGGCCCGCCCGGCGCGCTCTTCCTGACCTTCGCTGGCGCCGCCGGCGCGGCCATCCCCGGCGTGCTGTCCGACGTGCCGCAGCGGGTGGGGCTCGCCGCCGCCGCGGCGGCCACGGCCTGGGTGGTCGGCATGTCCGGCTGGGTGATCCGGCCCTACGCCCCGGAGCGCCTCGCGGTGGCGCGGGCGCTCGACGCCGTCGCCGGCCTCGCCTCCCCCGGCCCGGCCACCCCCGCCGCCCGGCACGGCGCGGCGCTCGCCGTGCAGCACGCGTGGCAGCGGGTGGGGCGGCTGCAGGCCCGGCGGCGCGGCGGCGCGGCCCTGGCCGAGCGGCTGCGTCCCGTCGTCGCCCGGGCCGAGACGGCGCTGCACGGCGCGCCCGGTCCCCAGCGGGCCCAGGCCATGCGGGCGGCGGCCGACGAGCTGCGACGCGGCGGGCAGGCCCCGGTGGTCGAGCCGCTGCCCGCCGAGGCCGTCGAGCTGGCCGGGTGGTCGGTGGAGGCGGTGTACGCCGCCGGGCGGGCACCGTCCCGACGGGCCCAGCTGCTCGGCCTGGCCCGCCGGCCCGCCGCCCTGCTGGAGCCGGCCGCGCTGCGCGTGCTCGTCGCGGTCACCCTCGCCGGGCTGCTCGCCCAGGCCGTCGGGCTGGGCCAGACGTACTGGGCGGCCGTCGCTGCGGTGGCCGCCCTGCAGGCGCCGAACGCAGCCGCGGCAGTGGCCCGTGGGGTGCAGCGCTCGATCGGCACGGCGGTCGGGGTCGTCGGCGCGGGCCTCCTGCTCGCCGTCGAGCCGGGCCCCGCCGCGACCGTGGCATCCATCGTCGTGCTGCAGCTGCTGGCCGAGCTGTACGTCGCCCGCAACTACGCGCTGGCGATGCTGTTCATCACCCCGCTCTCACTGCTGCTGACCGAGGTCGGCCGGCACACCGGCACCGGGCAGCTGGTCCGTGACCGGCTGCTCGACACCCTCCTCGGCGCCGGTGTCGCCATCGCCTGCACCCTGGCGCTCACCGATCGGCACGCCGTCCCGGGGCTGGGCTCCGCGCTCTCGGCGTGCGAGGAGGCGTACGCGCGCGCCGCTGTTCCCGAGCCGGCGCACGCGGACGTCGAGCGGCTGGCCCAGCGCCTGCTGGAGCTGCGCACCGCGTACGACCGGGCGGCCGGGGAGCCCGTGGGCGACGACCTCCCGGCCGAGCAGGTGCTCGACCTGGAGCGCCGCGGCCACGAGCTGCTGGCGGCGTACGCGAGCGGACGGCCTGACTAGCGCGGCTGCAGGTCGGTGCTCCACAGCGTGGCGCCGGTGAGGTCCTTGAGCGCGACCGACAGGACCCGGCTGTCGGCGTCGATGTCGACCTGGCCGAAGAACTGGTAGCCCTCCAGCGGGGACGCGTTCGCCACCGGGGGCGCGGAGTAGAACTCGACCTTCGGCCCGAACGTCGCGTCCATGGCGTTGGGGCCGAACGCGCCGGCGTTGAGCGGGCCGGAGACGAACTCCCAGAAGGGGTCGAAGTCCTTGAACACCGCGCGCGCCGGGTCGTAGTGGTTGGCCGCCGTGTAGTGCACGTCCGCAGTCACCCAGACGACGTTCTTGACGCCGCGGCGCTTGATACCGCTGAGCAGTTGAGCGATCTCTACTTCGCGTCCCAACGGCACCCCGCCGTCACGGTTCGCGATCGCCTCGATGTCCCGGCCGTCCGGCACGATGATGCCGATCGGCATGTCCGAGGCGACGACCTTCCACGTCGCGGTGGAGCGCGCGAGCTCGCGCTCGAGCCAGCGGGCCTGCTGCTTGCCGAGGATCCCGTGCTCGGGGCGCGGCTCGAGGCCCGGGGTGTTGACGTCGCGATAGGTGCGCATGTCGAGGACGAACACGTCGAGCAGCTCGCCGAACCACTGCTTGCGGTAGACGCGGCCCATCCCGTCCGGGCCCTGGGGCGAGATCGGCACCCACTCGAACCACGCCTGACGTGCCCGCTCCTTCAGCACGTCGACGCTGCGCTCGGTGTAGCGCCGGTCGGTGAGCGTCTCGCCCGGGTACCAGTTGTTCGTGACCTCGTGGTCGTCCCACGAGTTGACCTGCGGCACCTCGGCGAAGAACGCGCGGACGTTCTCGTCCATCAGGTTGTAGCGGTACTGCCCGCGGTACTCGTCCAGCGTCTCGGCGACCTTGAGCTTCTCCTCGATGAGGACGTTGCGCCAGACCCGCCCGTCGGGCAGGACGACGGACTCCTGGAGCGGGCCGTCTGCGTAGACGGTGTCCCCGCTGTGGATGAAGAAGTCCGGCTGGAGCCGCCGCATCGACTCGAAGAGCTGCATGCCGTCGAGGTCGGGGTTGATGCCCCAGCCCTGGCCGACCATGTCCCCGGACCACAGGAAGCGCAGGTCCTGTGCCGCGGTGGGGGCGGTGCGGAACGAGCCCACGGTCGGCTCGCCGCGCAGCGAGGCGTCCGACAGATCGGCGAACGAGACGCGGTAGTAGTGCTCGCGCCCGGGCGTCAGCTTGCGCAGCCGGACCTTGGCGGTGAGGTCCGAGCCGGGCGTGACGACCGGGCCGTAGCGCAGCTCGGCGCCGCGGAACGACGGGTCCCGGCTCACCTCGACCAGCATCCGGGAGGGCCGGTCGGCGCGCGCCCAGACGATCGCGGAGTCCGCGGTCACGTCCCCGGCCTGGACGCCGTACGGGA encodes:
- a CDS encoding class I SAM-dependent methyltransferase, coding for MQPADIDALMSPAGRALLAELTTYDDTAALAVGERLRRQGLAPALVAAAMTQARLRARAVAKLGPDAERMLFTADGLEQATRREVADRRAARLVAAGARRVADLGCGIGADALAFARAGLEVRAVERDPATAAVARANVRSAGLAHLVEVVEADVTQVGLAGCDAAYLDPARRGEGRRRYDPQQWSPPWEFVLGVAGQIPRTAAKVAPGIDHALVPPGAEAEWVSVDGDVVEAGVWFGPLAGSWPRRAALLPSGATVAGPAVPPPAAAAPGPYLYEPDGAVIRAGLVAEAAAEVDGWLVDPTIAYVSAGRHVPTALMTAYLVHETAPFSQRRVVQMLRARGAGDVVVKKRGTAVVPEQLRARVLPALPERGRGPAVTVVLTRVLGKHTALVVERL
- a CDS encoding FUSC family protein, with protein sequence MRGRLALLARGLSLRGTLTLRPVDAVWAPALRAAVAVALPLVLLLALGRLDLAAWAGFGAFTGLYARDEPYPARARILAVVGCALVGAVAAGSVAGAAGSVLLSSVTVGLLAAGGTALCTAIRTGPPGALFLTFAGAAGAAIPGVLSDVPQRVGLAAAAAATAWVVGMSGWVIRPYAPERLAVARALDAVAGLASPGPATPAARHGAALAVQHAWQRVGRLQARRRGGAALAERLRPVVARAETALHGAPGPQRAQAMRAAADELRRGGQAPVVEPLPAEAVELAGWSVEAVYAAGRAPSRRAQLLGLARRPAALLEPAALRVLVAVTLAGLLAQAVGLGQTYWAAVAAVAALQAPNAAAAVARGVQRSIGTAVGVVGAGLLLAVEPGPAATVASIVVLQLLAELYVARNYALAMLFITPLSLLLTEVGRHTGTGQLVRDRLLDTLLGAGVAIACTLALTDRHAVPGLGSALSACEEAYARAAVPEPAHADVERLAQRLLELRTAYDRAAGEPVGDDLPAEQVLDLERRGHELLAAYASGRPD
- a CDS encoding alkaline phosphatase D family protein; its protein translation is MTTPLGPGLGRRGFLRASAAAAGALTVPALLPGRPSPAYAAPGLVRAGRPMVPYGVQAGDVTADSAIVWARADRPSRMLVEVSRDPSFRGAELRYGPVVTPGSDLTAKVRLRKLTPGREHYYRVSFADLSDASLRGEPTVGSFRTAPTAAQDLRFLWSGDMVGQGWGINPDLDGMQLFESMRRLQPDFFIHSGDTVYADGPLQESVVLPDGRVWRNVLIEEKLKVAETLDEYRGQYRYNLMDENVRAFFAEVPQVNSWDDHEVTNNWYPGETLTDRRYTERSVDVLKERARQAWFEWVPISPQGPDGMGRVYRKQWFGELLDVFVLDMRTYRDVNTPGLEPRPEHGILGKQQARWLERELARSTATWKVVASDMPIGIIVPDGRDIEAIANRDGGVPLGREVEIAQLLSGIKRRGVKNVVWVTADVHYTAANHYDPARAVFKDFDPFWEFVSGPLNAGAFGPNAMDATFGPKVEFYSAPPVANASPLEGYQFFGQVDIDADSRVLSVALKDLTGATLWSTDLQPR